In one window of Bemisia tabaci chromosome 4, PGI_BMITA_v3 DNA:
- the EMC7 gene encoding ER membrane protein complex subunit 7 homolog, protein MSIYRKSPFNLSRVKMVVHLFYNLIAILLVITPTYSEFVDAESLDTYDIEGKVFPPIGYSMDISNWQADTKVMVKEGSYMGFLKEDGSFVVSNLPSGSYVLEVINPNFVYEPVRVEINSKGKIRARKVNYVQTSLVNQLPYPLKLKPLGQHRYFKIREQWRLTDFLFNPMVLMMVSPLLLIMILPRMLNDPETAKEMEQFNNLTNYDMPELSEAITSFLRGKTDKQKPKAIKSAKKGKPENSKQS, encoded by the exons ATGTCCATTTATCGCAAGAGTCCTTTCAATTTAAGCCGAGTGAAAATGGTAGTGCATCTGTTCTACAATTTAATCGCCATTCTTTTAGTGATAACTCCTACTTATTCAGAATTTGTAGACGCAGAAAGTCTCGACACATATGACATCGAAGGCAAAGTATTTCCCCCAATTGGATATTCCATGGATATTAGTAATTGGCAAGCAGATACCAAAGTTATGGTCAAAGAAGGCAGTTACATGGGATTCTTAAA GGAAGATGGCTCTTTTGTCGTCAGCAACTTACCATCAGGGTCATATGTGCTGGAGGTCataaatccaaattttgtgtATGAACCTGTTCGTGTTGAGATAAATTCAAAAGGCAAAATCCGGGCTCGGAAAGTAAATTATGTACAAACATCCTTGGTTAATCAGCTACCTTATCCTTTGAAATTGAAGCCTTTAGGTCAGCACCGATATTTCAAAATCAGAGAACAGTGGCGGCTTACAGACTTCCTTTTTAATCCAATG gtcTTGATGATGGTATCACCTTTACTTCTTATCATGATCCTCCCGCGAATGCTCAACGATCCAGAAACTGCCaaa GAAATGGAGCAGTTCAACAATCTCACTAACTACGATATGCCGGAGCTGTCAGAGGCAATCACATCATTTTTGCGTGGCAAGACTGATAAGCAGAAGCCGAAAGCTATCAAATCTGCAAAGAAAGGAAAGCCAGAAAATAGCAAACAGAGCTAA
- the Arl1 gene encoding ADP-ribosylation factor-like protein 1: MGGLFSYFRNLLGGREMRILILGLDGAGKTTILYKLQVGEVVTTIPTIGFNVEQVTYKNLKFQVWDLGGQTSIRPYWRCYYSNTDAIIYVVDSADKDRIGISKDELLYMLREEELQGAILVVLANKQDMDGCMSVTEVYQALGLDALKNRTFQIFKTSAKKGEGLEEAMDWLSNALTSRK; this comes from the exons ATGG GTGGGCTCTTTAGTTACTTCAGAAATCTTCTCGGAGGACGAGAAATGAGGATCCTTATCCTAGGTTTAGATGGAGCAGGAAAAACAACTATTCTATACAAATTGCAAGTTGGTGAAGTCGTTACAACCATACCAACCATAGGATTTAATGTGGAGCAAGTTACTTACAAAAACCTCAAGTTCCAGGTCTGGGACTTGGGTGGCCAGACAAGTATAAG acCATACTGGCGATGTTACTATTCAAACACAGATGCTATTATCTATGTAGTAGACTCAGCAGATAAAGATAGGATTGGCATCTCCAAGGATGAACTCTTGTACATGCTCCGG GAGGAGGAGTTACAGGGTGCAATTTTAGTTGTCCTTGCCAACAAGCAAGACATGGATGGTTGCATGAGTGTGACAGAGGTATATCAGGCTCTAGGACTGGATGCACTAAAAAATCGAACATTCCAAATCTTCAAAACTTCAGCTAAAAAAGGGGAAGGGCTAGAAGAGGCAATGGACTGGCTGTCTAATGCTCTAACAAGCAGAAAATGA